Below is a window of Oryza brachyantha chromosome 10, ObraRS2, whole genome shotgun sequence DNA.
TTTTATTTGCCTAATCTGGACTTAAATGTCCTCTTTGATACAACAACACAGAACTCTCCTGTATGTTATGGAAAAAAGTTACTGGTATGGATCACTACGAGATCAAGTGAACTGCCAACAGATAATATCTGATCAGCTTGTATCTAAAACCGATATTTTGCTGTTACAACTCCAAAAACATATTCTCAACTAACTTAATATcagaaaatgaaaattgaaaatatgttAGTACTTATGAAAAGCGACGGCAAGACTAATGGacccttttaaaaaaatcctgcCAAACCTTTGGCTGCaggaaaattattatttttctccttttgaAAGAAGGATAATTTATGTGAGTACTCCTCTTATATTCTACCAGATGCAAATAAAACTGGTGTGGCCCATGAAACAATTAATAACATTCGTAGAGCCAGCAAAACAATGACTGAGCAAGAAGCTAGGCAGATACTTGGTGTATCTGAGCAGTCAACTTGGGAAGAGATTTTACAGGTCTGTTACTTGACTTTTCGTCACAGGCTCCTAAAAATCATTTGATTATTATGACTATcctaacaaatatattttaaacattGCAGCGCtatgataatttatttgaaaGAAATGCAAAATCTGGGAGCT
It encodes the following:
- the LOC102722614 gene encoding mitochondrial import inner membrane translocase subunit PAM16 like 2-like isoform X3; the encoded protein is MGSSIIGRAMLQAYRKALDNANKTGVAHETINNIRRASKTMTEQEARQILGVSEQSTWEEILQRYDNLFERNAKSGSFYLQSKVHRAKECLENVYQKNNKQDVPPP